One genomic segment of Intestinimonas butyriciproducens includes these proteins:
- a CDS encoding helix-turn-helix domain-containing protein encodes MSLKGKIPPEVKIQAVEDYLAIRKGSTQIREELGIRLSTFQAWLRKYQTEGPAGLHPKKHVTSYPSSLKLAAVEDYMGGGGSLDAMCRKYGISSHAVLQQWITLYNQGHREFKTRRAREETDMAEKEKLSQEQKLQAVLYCLEHQLDYRRTSEQYKITYQQIYSWVKKYQEQGEAGLLDRRGRRRPPSEYSEEEKAAAKLRQLEAENRRLQMENDFLKKLNELEGRR; translated from the coding sequence ATGAGTTTAAAAGGCAAAATACCGCCGGAGGTAAAGATTCAGGCTGTGGAGGACTACCTAGCGATCCGTAAGGGTTCCACACAGATCCGGGAAGAGTTAGGCATACGATTGAGCACTTTCCAGGCATGGCTGCGGAAATATCAGACGGAGGGGCCTGCGGGTCTGCATCCGAAAAAGCATGTTACAAGTTATCCATCCTCACTGAAGCTGGCGGCAGTAGAAGACTACATGGGCGGAGGAGGCTCGCTGGATGCCATGTGCCGCAAATACGGGATTTCCTCCCATGCGGTTTTACAACAATGGATTACGTTGTATAATCAAGGCCATAGAGAGTTCAAGACACGCAGAGCGCGGGAGGAAACAGATATGGCCGAGAAAGAAAAATTATCGCAGGAGCAAAAGCTGCAGGCAGTACTATACTGCTTAGAACATCAACTGGACTACCGGCGGACCAGCGAACAGTACAAGATCACCTATCAGCAGATCTATAGCTGGGTCAAAAAATATCAGGAGCAGGGAGAAGCTGGGTTGCTTGACCGCCGGGGGAGACGCCGCCCTCCTTCCGAATACAGCGAGGAGGAAAAAGCCGCGGCAAAGCTGCGGCAGCTGGAAGCGGAAAACAGAAGGCTTCAAATGGAGAACGATTTCTTAAAAAAATTGAACGAACTGGAGGGGAGGCGGTAA
- a CDS encoding IS3 family transposase: MERTGGEAVNRLTRRRKVYEAIHTLRQEKGYEIASLCALSGIPRCSYYKWLHREESASEKENTLLLEEIIRLYSEVKGIYGYRRMTLNVNSRLKRNYNHKRIYRLMKSVHMQAVIRRKKKHYVILEPRVTAENVLNREFTANGPNEKWLTDVTEFKLINGKKAYLSAILDLHDKSIVAYALGQSNNNQLVFDTFDRAVRANPGAHPLFHSDRGYQYTNRQFKAKLDGIHATQSMSRPGRCIDNGPMEGFWGILKSEMYYLRQFHTFEELKKAIDEYIDFYNTRRLQAKLKGLAPLAYRNQTLVA, translated from the coding sequence ATTGAACGAACTGGAGGGGAGGCGGTAAACAGGCTCACACGCCGCAGGAAGGTCTATGAGGCGATCCATACGCTTCGTCAGGAAAAAGGATATGAAATCGCATCGTTATGCGCGTTATCCGGGATTCCCCGCTGTTCTTACTACAAATGGCTTCACCGGGAAGAAAGTGCCTCAGAAAAAGAAAATACCCTCTTGCTGGAAGAAATCATCCGTTTGTACAGCGAAGTAAAAGGCATCTACGGTTATCGCCGTATGACGCTGAATGTGAACAGCCGGCTCAAAAGAAACTACAACCACAAGCGGATTTACCGCCTGATGAAAAGTGTACATATGCAGGCCGTGATACGCCGAAAGAAAAAGCACTATGTCATATTAGAACCGCGTGTTACCGCGGAAAACGTATTGAACAGAGAATTTACGGCAAATGGTCCCAATGAGAAATGGCTGACAGATGTCACAGAATTCAAACTTATCAATGGGAAGAAAGCATACCTGAGTGCGATCCTTGATCTCCATGACAAAAGCATCGTTGCGTATGCACTGGGCCAATCCAACAACAATCAGCTTGTTTTTGACACCTTTGACAGAGCGGTGAGAGCCAACCCCGGCGCCCATCCTCTGTTTCACAGCGACAGGGGCTATCAGTACACCAACCGGCAGTTCAAAGCAAAGCTGGACGGTATCCATGCAACGCAGAGTATGTCCCGGCCCGGCCGCTGCATCGACAACGGCCCTATGGAGGGCTTCTGGGGGATTCTCAAATCTGAAATGTACTACCTCCGGCAATTTCATACCTTCGAGGAATTGAAGAAAGCCATCGACGAATACATAGACTTTTACAATACAAGGCGGCTTCAAGCTAAGTTAAAGGGCCTGGCTCCCCTTGCTTACAGGAACCAGACCCTCGTGGCGTAA
- a CDS encoding FAD-dependent oxidoreductase: MKSGLIVIGGGPGGYVAAIRAAQLGLRTVLVERDALGGACLNRGCIPTKTLLHSASLYRQVLHSAAFGVTASDAGFDYAVMDERRRQVVEQLRRGVEGLLKGNGVEVIHGSAVIQGPGRVRVGEAIYESEHILVAVGALNRPLSSRQMKKEKLRHEGLVPVSKGSQAL; encoded by the coding sequence ATGAAAAGCGGCCTGATTGTGATCGGAGGGGGCCCCGGCGGCTACGTGGCCGCCATCCGGGCCGCCCAGCTCGGACTGCGCACCGTACTGGTGGAGCGGGACGCCCTGGGCGGCGCCTGTCTCAATCGGGGGTGTATCCCGACCAAGACTCTGCTGCACAGCGCCAGCCTCTACCGGCAGGTACTGCACAGCGCCGCCTTTGGCGTGACGGCAAGCGACGCCGGTTTCGACTACGCCGTCATGGATGAGCGCAGGCGTCAGGTGGTGGAGCAGCTCCGCAGAGGGGTGGAGGGGCTGCTGAAAGGCAATGGGGTGGAAGTGATCCATGGCAGCGCCGTTATCCAGGGGCCCGGCAGGGTCCGTGTGGGCGAGGCGATTTACGAGTCGGAACACATCTTGGTGGCGGTTGGGGCTCTGAACCGCCCCCTGTCAAGTAGACAGATGAAAAAAGAAAAATTACGCCACGAGGGTCTGGTTCCTGTAAGCAAGGGGAGCCAGGCCCTTTAA
- the gcvPB gene encoding aminomethyl-transferring glycine dehydrogenase subunit GcvPB, giving the protein MELLFEKSRAGRGCDLLPPLDVPPAHLMEGTERRTPLRLPEMSEVDLSRHYSELERRSHGVNNGFYPLGSCTMKYNPRIHEETAALPGFAGVHPTQGADTVQGCLEALYLAEELLCEITGMDGMTFMPAAGAHGEFTALLMVKKYHLDRGDTQRTKIIVPDSAHGTNPASAAMCGFTVVNVPSNPQGGVDLEALKAAVGPDTAGLMLTNPNTLGLFDPNILEITQIVHDAGGLAYYDGANLNAVMGVARPGDMGFDLVHLNLHKTFSTPHGGGGPGSGPVGCKRFLMDFLPNYHVAEGEHGLEFDRPCKSIGSVKAFYGNFAVVVKALTYILTLGAEGITEAAQGAVLNANYMREMLRGTYDIAYGDGPCMHEFVLTLAGLKKEKGVSAMDVAKALLDHGIHPPTMYFPLIVEEALMAEPTETESRETLDRAVEVLKTIRAQADTDPERLHTAPHTTPIGRPDEVNAARHPVLRYLYPEERT; this is encoded by the coding sequence ATGGAATTGCTGTTTGAAAAAAGCCGCGCCGGGCGCGGCTGCGACCTGCTGCCCCCGCTGGATGTGCCTCCCGCCCACCTGATGGAGGGCACGGAGCGCCGGACGCCGCTGCGTCTCCCCGAGATGTCCGAGGTGGATCTCTCCCGGCACTACTCCGAGCTGGAGCGGCGGTCCCACGGGGTGAACAACGGATTCTATCCCCTGGGCTCCTGCACGATGAAGTATAATCCCAGAATCCATGAGGAGACGGCGGCCCTGCCCGGCTTTGCGGGGGTACACCCCACCCAGGGCGCCGACACGGTCCAGGGCTGCCTGGAGGCGCTGTACCTGGCCGAGGAGCTGCTGTGCGAGATCACGGGAATGGACGGCATGACCTTTATGCCCGCCGCCGGCGCTCACGGGGAGTTCACCGCCCTGCTGATGGTGAAGAAGTATCATCTGGACCGGGGCGATACCCAGCGGACCAAGATCATCGTTCCCGACTCCGCCCACGGCACCAACCCGGCTTCCGCCGCCATGTGCGGCTTCACCGTGGTCAACGTGCCCTCCAATCCCCAGGGCGGCGTGGACCTGGAGGCGCTGAAGGCGGCCGTGGGGCCGGATACCGCCGGGCTCATGCTTACCAATCCCAATACCCTGGGCCTCTTTGATCCCAATATCCTGGAGATCACGCAGATCGTCCACGACGCGGGCGGGCTCGCCTATTATGACGGGGCCAACCTCAATGCCGTCATGGGAGTGGCCCGACCGGGCGACATGGGCTTTGATCTGGTGCATCTCAATCTCCACAAGACCTTTTCCACCCCTCACGGCGGAGGAGGACCCGGCTCCGGCCCTGTAGGTTGCAAGCGCTTTCTCATGGATTTCCTGCCGAACTATCACGTGGCGGAGGGAGAGCACGGGCTGGAGTTTGACCGCCCCTGTAAGAGCATTGGCAGCGTAAAGGCGTTTTACGGCAACTTCGCCGTGGTGGTGAAGGCGCTCACCTATATCCTGACACTGGGCGCAGAGGGCATCACCGAGGCGGCGCAGGGGGCTGTCCTCAATGCCAATTATATGCGCGAAATGCTCCGTGGGACCTATGACATCGCCTACGGCGACGGCCCCTGCATGCACGAGTTCGTGCTCACGCTGGCCGGGCTGAAGAAGGAAAAGGGCGTCTCCGCTATGGATGTGGCCAAGGCCCTGCTGGACCACGGGATCCATCCCCCCACGATGTACTTCCCGCTGATCGTGGAGGAGGCGCTTATGGCCGAACCCACCGAGACCGAGTCCCGGGAGACCCTGGACCGCGCGGTGGAGGTGCTCAAGACCATCCGTGCACAGGCGGACACAGACCCGGAGAGGCTCCACACGGCGCCCCACACCACGCCCATTGGGCGGCCCGACGAGGTGAACGCCGCCCGGCACCCGGTCCTGCGGTATCTCTATCCGGAGGAGCGGACATGA
- the gcvPA gene encoding aminomethyl-transferring glycine dehydrogenase subunit GcvPA yields the protein MGSYIPSTAAERQEMLEAIGCKSIDELYAQVPAEMKVERLDLPEGKSELEVRRILEGIASKNTVFPSVFRGAGAYRHYIPSIVKSVTSKETFLTAYTPYQAEISQGVLQSIFEYQTMICALTGMDASNASVYDGASAAAEAVAMCRDRKRNTVLVSAAAHPMVLQTIETYCFGNGMEVKTVPVKNGFTDQEALGALLDDTVACFYLQQPNYYGRIESAADIGEAVHGCGGKFIMGVNPIAMAVLKTPGECGADIAVGEGQPLGLPLSFGGPYLGFMAAKSAMARKLPGRIVGETADHDGRRAYVLTLQAREQHIRREKASSNVCSNQALCAMTAAVYLAAMGAKGLRQAAEGCMAHARYAAERICSVPGFDMVYPGPYFHEFVTTCPVKPERLLEGLALRGILGGLPVESGILWCATEMNTRQEIDALEAAIREVC from the coding sequence GTGGGCAGCTACATTCCCTCCACTGCCGCCGAGCGGCAGGAGATGCTGGAGGCCATCGGCTGCAAGAGCATCGATGAGCTCTATGCACAAGTCCCGGCGGAGATGAAGGTGGAGCGGCTGGACCTCCCGGAGGGCAAAAGCGAGCTGGAGGTCCGGCGTATCCTGGAGGGCATTGCCTCCAAGAACACCGTGTTTCCCTCTGTGTTTCGGGGGGCGGGAGCCTACCGGCACTATATTCCATCCATTGTGAAGAGTGTCACGTCCAAGGAGACCTTTCTCACCGCTTACACCCCTTATCAGGCGGAGATATCCCAGGGCGTCCTCCAGTCCATCTTTGAGTACCAGACCATGATCTGCGCGCTTACCGGCATGGACGCCTCCAACGCCTCGGTCTATGACGGGGCCTCCGCGGCGGCGGAGGCCGTGGCCATGTGCAGGGACCGGAAGCGGAATACCGTGCTGGTCTCCGCCGCTGCCCATCCCATGGTCCTTCAGACCATCGAGACCTATTGTTTCGGAAACGGTATGGAGGTAAAGACCGTCCCCGTGAAAAACGGCTTTACCGACCAGGAGGCCCTCGGGGCGCTGCTGGACGACACGGTGGCCTGCTTTTACCTCCAGCAGCCCAATTATTACGGCCGCATCGAGTCCGCCGCCGATATAGGCGAGGCGGTCCACGGCTGCGGCGGCAAATTCATTATGGGTGTGAATCCCATCGCCATGGCGGTGCTCAAGACGCCCGGCGAGTGCGGCGCCGATATCGCGGTGGGAGAGGGGCAACCTTTGGGACTTCCCCTCAGCTTCGGGGGGCCCTACCTGGGCTTTATGGCGGCCAAAAGCGCCATGGCCCGAAAGCTGCCCGGGCGCATCGTGGGTGAGACCGCCGACCATGACGGCCGGAGAGCCTATGTCCTCACGCTCCAGGCCCGGGAACAGCATATCCGCCGGGAAAAAGCCAGCTCCAACGTCTGCTCCAATCAGGCCCTCTGTGCCATGACCGCAGCGGTGTACCTGGCGGCCATGGGGGCAAAGGGCCTCAGGCAGGCGGCGGAGGGCTGCATGGCCCACGCGCGGTATGCCGCCGAACGGATCTGCTCGGTGCCCGGCTTCGATATGGTCTATCCTGGCCCTTATTTCCATGAATTCGTCACCACATGTCCGGTAAAGCCGGAACGCCTTCTGGAGGGGCTTGCCCTGCGGGGCATCCTGGGTGGACTTCCGGTGGAAAGCGGCATCCTGTGGTGCGCCACAGAGATGAACACCCGGCAGGAGATCGACGCGCTGGAAGCGGCCATTCGGGAGGTGTGCTGA
- the gcvH gene encoding glycine cleavage system protein GcvH, translating to MNTPENLLYTKSHEWVLMEGDTAKVGLTDHAQEALGDLVFVNLPEVGDTLTCGEALGDVESVKAVSDVYSPVSGTVKAVNEALLEAPEGINADPYGAWLVEVEGITDKEDLLEAAAYAALCAEEG from the coding sequence ATGAACACCCCTGAAAATCTGCTGTATACCAAATCTCACGAATGGGTCCTCATGGAGGGCGACACCGCTAAGGTGGGCCTCACCGACCACGCACAGGAGGCTCTGGGCGATCTGGTCTTTGTCAACCTGCCCGAGGTAGGGGATACGCTCACCTGCGGCGAGGCTCTGGGCGATGTGGAGTCCGTCAAGGCGGTCTCTGATGTCTACAGCCCTGTAAGCGGCACGGTAAAGGCCGTGAATGAAGCGCTGCTGGAGGCGCCCGAGGGCATCAATGCCGATCCCTACGGCGCATGGCTGGTGGAGGTCGAGGGCATCACTGACAAGGAGGACCTGCTGGAAGCGGCGGCCTATGCGGCCCTGTGCGCCGAGGAGGGCTGA
- the gcvT gene encoding glycine cleavage system aminomethyltransferase GcvT: protein MEAKTPLYSRHEALGGKIVPFAGYLLPVQYPTGVIAEHMAVRTAAGLFDVSHMGELVFTGPDALGNLNHMLTNDFTGMYDGQVRYSPMCNDQGGCVDDLIVYKLREEAYLVVVNAANKDKDAAWMRAHLSGDCAMEGISADVAQVALQGPRSKEILLRLLEEPVLPKKYYSFVKDVDLKGIRCLISRTGYTGEFGYELYCANADAGALWDLLLETGKDLGLIPCGLGARDTLRLEAAMPLYGHELDDEITPLEAGLDFAVKLSKREFIGKDAIAAKLPIARVRVGLEVTGRGIVREHQDIYIGGRLAGKTTSGTHCPFLGKAMAMAYLAPEDAAAGTEVEVEVRGRRIPCKVVELPFYKR from the coding sequence ATGGAAGCAAAAACACCCCTCTACAGCCGCCACGAGGCGCTGGGCGGCAAGATCGTCCCCTTTGCGGGATACCTCCTGCCGGTCCAGTACCCCACCGGGGTAATCGCCGAGCATATGGCAGTGCGTACCGCCGCGGGGCTTTTCGACGTCAGCCACATGGGGGAGCTGGTATTCACCGGTCCGGACGCCTTGGGAAACCTCAATCATATGCTGACCAACGATTTTACGGGCATGTATGACGGCCAGGTGCGCTATTCCCCCATGTGCAACGACCAGGGGGGCTGTGTGGACGATCTCATCGTTTACAAGCTCCGGGAGGAGGCCTATCTGGTGGTGGTGAACGCCGCCAACAAGGACAAGGACGCCGCATGGATGCGCGCCCACCTCTCGGGGGACTGCGCCATGGAGGGCATCTCCGCCGATGTGGCCCAGGTGGCCCTTCAGGGGCCCAGATCAAAGGAAATCCTGCTGCGGCTGCTGGAGGAGCCCGTCCTGCCCAAGAAATACTACAGCTTTGTAAAAGACGTGGATCTGAAGGGGATCCGGTGCCTGATCTCCCGCACGGGGTACACTGGTGAATTCGGCTATGAGCTCTACTGCGCCAATGCCGATGCCGGCGCCCTCTGGGACCTGCTGCTGGAGACAGGGAAAGACCTGGGGCTCATCCCCTGCGGGCTGGGGGCTCGGGATACCCTGCGCCTGGAGGCGGCCATGCCGCTCTACGGCCACGAGCTCGACGATGAGATCACGCCGCTGGAGGCGGGACTGGACTTTGCCGTAAAGCTGAGCAAAAGGGAATTCATCGGCAAGGACGCCATCGCCGCCAAGCTGCCCATCGCCCGGGTCAGAGTGGGGCTGGAGGTGACGGGCCGCGGCATTGTCCGGGAACACCAGGACATTTACATCGGCGGCCGGCTGGCGGGAAAGACGACCTCGGGCACACATTGTCCCTTCCTCGGTAAGGCCATGGCCATGGCCTATCTGGCCCCGGAGGACGCCGCCGCCGGCACGGAGGTGGAGGTGGAAGTGAGGGGGCGCCGCATTCCCTGCAAAGTGGTGGAGCTGCCCTTTTACAAGCGCTGA
- a CDS encoding GNAT family N-acetyltransferase produces MYLRLYRPEDLESLTRLFFETIHTVNAGDYTPEQLWAWAPGAVDAARWDHTLREHHSLVALDGDLIIGFGDMDGSGYLDRLFVHRHFQSRGTATALCDALERHAAAAGVTHFTTHASITARPFFSHRGYRTLREQQVVRRAVLLTNFVMEKSIT; encoded by the coding sequence ATGTATCTGCGCCTCTACCGCCCTGAGGACCTGGAATCCCTTACCCGCCTCTTTTTTGAAACCATACACACGGTCAACGCCGGAGACTACACCCCGGAACAGCTCTGGGCCTGGGCGCCCGGGGCCGTGGACGCAGCCCGCTGGGACCACACACTGCGGGAACACCACTCCCTGGTGGCGCTGGACGGAGACCTGATCATCGGCTTCGGGGACATGGACGGCAGCGGATATCTGGATCGGCTTTTTGTCCACCGGCATTTCCAGTCCCGCGGGACCGCCACCGCGCTCTGCGACGCACTGGAACGCCATGCCGCGGCCGCCGGCGTCACTCATTTTACCACCCACGCCTCCATCACCGCCCGGCCCTTCTTCTCTCACCGGGGCTATCGGACCCTCCGGGAACAGCAGGTGGTACGGCGTGCTGTCCTGCTCACCAATTTTGTCATGGAAAAGTCGATCACCTGA
- a CDS encoding nitroreductase family protein, whose product MKQEAMNVLLTRRSVRQYQARQVSEQELDQVLQSGLYAPTGKNVQGVELVAVQEKELRDRLAALNKSFWDKDMDPYYGAPTIILVLADTVRYTWVEDGSCALCNMLNAAHALGLGACWIHRVREMFDSEEGKAYLRQWGLPESMRGVGSVALGYPAGPELRPLPRKDGRVIKLL is encoded by the coding sequence ATGAAACAGGAAGCAATGAATGTGCTTTTGACCCGCAGGAGCGTACGTCAGTACCAGGCACGCCAGGTTTCGGAGCAGGAGCTGGACCAGGTGCTCCAGTCCGGCCTGTATGCCCCCACCGGAAAGAATGTGCAGGGCGTGGAGTTGGTGGCGGTGCAGGAGAAGGAACTCCGAGACCGGCTGGCCGCCCTGAACAAGTCCTTCTGGGATAAAGATATGGACCCCTATTACGGGGCGCCGACGATCATCCTGGTCCTGGCGGATACGGTCCGGTATACCTGGGTGGAGGATGGAAGCTGCGCGCTCTGCAACATGCTCAACGCGGCCCATGCCCTGGGGCTGGGCGCCTGCTGGATCCACCGCGTCCGGGAGATGTTCGACTCGGAAGAGGGAAAGGCGTACCTCCGGCAGTGGGGCCTTCCCGAGAGTATGCGGGGTGTGGGCAGCGTTGCCCTGGGCTACCCTGCGGGCCCGGAACTCAGGCCCCTGCCCCGGAAGGACGGCCGGGTGATCAAGCTCCTGTAG
- a CDS encoding FAD-dependent oxidoreductase: protein MGSIWSETVTLPSRSALEGEHSTEVAVVGGGMAGVLTAWFLRQRGAKVLLLEAERLAGGQTRNTTAKITAQHGMIYERLSEQKGELAARQYASANQRAVEAYRRLVRERKIPCEWEDCPAFLYSTQEEDPVRQEAHTAARLGLECSFTLETELPFPVKGAARLEGQARFHPLRFLGALAEELEVFEHSRVIAAEGGALRTERGRVKAEQVVFTTHYPFINVPGLYFLRMHQERSYVLALRGAARLKGMYYGTDPDGVSLRPCGDLLLLGGGKHRTGENSAGGCYRGLEEQAERLFPGASQAAHWSAQDCISMDGVPYIGPYASAAPNWYVATGFGKWGMTGSMVSALLLSGLLTGERDPDGAVFDPGRMDLRASAANLWEDGKQAVKGLCRSAFEPPRAAVEALPPGHGGIVEVEGEKLGVYKTEDGEVFTVSARCPHLGCQVEWNPDEKTWDCPCHGSRFDFHGRLLDGPAQKGL, encoded by the coding sequence ATGGGGTCCATTTGGAGTGAAACCGTAACCCTTCCCTCCCGGTCGGCGCTGGAAGGGGAACACAGTACAGAGGTAGCGGTAGTGGGCGGAGGAATGGCCGGTGTGCTCACAGCCTGGTTCCTGCGGCAGAGGGGCGCAAAGGTGCTGCTGCTGGAGGCCGAACGGCTGGCCGGCGGTCAGACTCGGAACACCACGGCCAAAATCACGGCGCAGCACGGCATGATCTACGAGCGGCTCTCCGAACAGAAGGGGGAGCTGGCGGCACGGCAGTATGCCTCGGCCAACCAGCGGGCCGTGGAAGCCTACCGGCGGCTGGTGCGAGAGCGGAAGATCCCATGCGAGTGGGAGGACTGCCCCGCCTTCCTCTATTCCACCCAGGAGGAGGATCCGGTCCGGCAGGAGGCGCATACCGCCGCCCGGCTGGGCCTGGAGTGTTCCTTCACACTGGAGACGGAGCTCCCGTTTCCCGTGAAGGGGGCGGCCCGGCTGGAAGGACAGGCCCGGTTCCACCCTCTTCGGTTTTTGGGCGCGCTGGCGGAAGAGCTGGAGGTTTTTGAGCATAGCCGGGTGATCGCGGCGGAGGGGGGCGCGCTGCGGACGGAGCGGGGACGGGTGAAGGCCGAGCAGGTGGTGTTTACCACCCATTACCCTTTCATCAATGTGCCGGGGCTGTATTTCCTGAGGATGCACCAGGAGCGCAGCTATGTACTGGCGCTCCGAGGGGCGGCCCGGCTGAAGGGAATGTATTACGGCACAGATCCGGACGGGGTGTCGCTGCGCCCCTGCGGGGATCTGCTGCTTCTGGGAGGCGGGAAGCACCGCACCGGGGAAAACTCCGCCGGAGGTTGCTACCGGGGGCTGGAGGAGCAGGCGGAGCGGCTTTTTCCCGGTGCGTCCCAGGCGGCACACTGGTCGGCGCAGGACTGCATCAGCATGGACGGGGTACCCTATATCGGGCCCTACGCCTCTGCTGCGCCCAACTGGTACGTGGCCACCGGCTTCGGCAAGTGGGGCATGACCGGTTCGATGGTCTCCGCCCTGCTCCTCTCCGGACTCCTCACTGGGGAGCGGGACCCGGACGGAGCGGTTTTCGACCCGGGGAGGATGGACCTGCGCGCTTCGGCGGCCAACCTTTGGGAGGACGGAAAACAGGCGGTGAAAGGCCTGTGCCGGTCCGCCTTCGAGCCGCCGAGGGCGGCCGTGGAGGCGCTGCCGCCGGGCCATGGCGGGATCGTGGAAGTGGAGGGGGAAAAGCTGGGGGTCTATAAGACAGAGGATGGGGAAGTTTTCACCGTCTCGGCGCGCTGCCCCCATCTTGGCTGCCAGGTGGAGTGGAACCCGGACGAGAAGACCTGGGACTGTCCCTGTCACGGGTCACGATTCGACTTCCATGGCCGGCTCCTGGACGGCCCTGCACAAAAGGGGCTTTGA
- a CDS encoding tRNA dihydrouridine synthase, which yields MRYYAAPMEGVTSYLYRKAHSRYFKKADKYFMPFLSPSHDHIFTKKDLREIAPEHNEGLNAVPQLLTRRAEDFLWAAGELKKMGYREVNLNLGCPSGTVTAKGKGAGFLGEPAELDRFLEEIFAAAEVRISVKTRLGLREPEEFSHLLEIYNRYPIAELTIHPRVRADFYRNRIRTEAFEAALPKSRNPVCYNGDLVTAAECRAAEARFQTAAGLMLGRGLIADPALIDKAGGGPGADKDRLRAFHDELYQGYCAAFGSSRNAMLRMKEIWFYLMGLFEDDGRYAKRLRKAGDVREYECQVAAVFRDLALRADAAAVWRKSDT from the coding sequence ATGCGCTATTATGCCGCCCCGATGGAGGGCGTGACCAGCTATCTTTACCGAAAGGCCCACAGCCGCTATTTTAAAAAGGCGGACAAATACTTCATGCCGTTTCTGTCCCCCAGCCACGACCATATTTTCACAAAAAAAGATTTGCGGGAGATCGCGCCGGAGCACAACGAGGGGCTGAACGCCGTGCCGCAGCTCCTGACGCGGCGCGCGGAGGACTTCCTGTGGGCGGCGGGCGAGCTGAAGAAGATGGGTTACCGGGAGGTCAATCTGAATCTCGGCTGTCCCTCCGGCACCGTGACGGCCAAAGGAAAAGGGGCGGGCTTTCTGGGGGAGCCTGCGGAGCTGGACCGCTTCCTGGAGGAGATTTTTGCCGCCGCAGAGGTGCGCATATCGGTGAAGACCCGCCTGGGGCTGCGGGAACCGGAGGAGTTTTCCCACCTGCTGGAGATTTATAACCGCTATCCCATCGCCGAACTGACCATCCACCCTAGAGTGCGGGCGGATTTTTATCGGAACCGGATACGGACGGAGGCGTTCGAAGCCGCCCTGCCGAAGAGCCGCAATCCGGTATGCTACAATGGGGACCTGGTGACGGCGGCAGAGTGCCGGGCGGCGGAGGCGCGGTTCCAAACGGCGGCGGGACTGATGCTGGGCCGGGGGCTCATCGCCGATCCGGCCCTCATAGATAAGGCCGGCGGCGGGCCGGGCGCGGACAAGGACAGGCTGCGGGCTTTCCATGACGAGCTCTATCAGGGCTACTGCGCCGCATTTGGAAGCAGCCGAAACGCCATGCTGCGGATGAAGGAGATCTGGTTCTATCTGATGGGCCTTTTTGAGGACGACGGAAGGTATGCAAAAAGGCTGCGAAAGGCTGGCGATGTACGGGAATATGAGTGTCAGGTAGCGGCCGTATTCCGGGACCTGGCACTTAGAGCGGATGCCGCCGCGGTCTGGAGAAAGTCCGATACATGA
- a CDS encoding HNH endonuclease has protein sequence MMDDDVTSKKGIYAYLMSGEEKHLSIRAFTESQKRAAYERQDGVCPVCKGQFAFEEMQGDHITPWSRGGKTIPENCKMLCADCNRRKSDI, from the coding sequence ATGATGGACGATGACGTAACCAGCAAAAAGGGTATCTACGCCTATCTCATGTCCGGGGAGGAAAAGCATTTGAGTATCCGGGCCTTCACCGAGAGCCAGAAACGGGCGGCGTATGAGCGGCAGGACGGGGTATGCCCCGTCTGCAAGGGACAGTTTGCTTTTGAGGAAATGCAAGGCGACCATATCACGCCGTGGAGCCGTGGCGGCAAGACCATTCCTGAAAACTGTAAAATGCTGTGCGCAGACTGTAACCGCAGAAAGAGCGATATATGA